One Desulfonatronum thiodismutans DNA segment encodes these proteins:
- a CDS encoding nitroreductase family protein, translated as MLDNETLRTIAARRSIRLFTDREVSDETVHAVLTAANQAPSAHNEQSWRFIVLRGDKKMELARLTTERAADFPKPSSSLLRMAARSITSAPIVVAVVNTGNLIARGEKLFKLDISEARDFFRTMEIQSSAAAVQNLLLAATSLGLGSVWLGILFLIKEDVRRFLGEPEGEFMAVIPLGYTERTIKGPNKVPAQEVTRHLA; from the coding sequence ATGCTGGACAACGAAACCCTGCGTACCATCGCGGCCCGCCGCAGCATCCGGCTCTTCACGGACCGGGAGGTCAGCGACGAAACCGTCCACGCGGTCCTGACCGCTGCCAACCAGGCCCCTTCGGCGCATAACGAGCAATCCTGGCGTTTCATCGTGCTTCGCGGGGACAAGAAGATGGAGCTGGCCCGGCTGACCACGGAACGAGCCGCCGACTTTCCCAAGCCTTCGTCCTCCCTGCTGCGCATGGCGGCCCGGAGCATCACCAGCGCGCCCATCGTGGTGGCCGTGGTGAACACCGGCAACCTGATCGCCCGGGGCGAGAAGCTGTTCAAGCTGGACATTTCGGAAGCGCGCGACTTCTTCCGGACCATGGAAATCCAAAGCTCCGCCGCGGCGGTGCAGAACCTGCTCCTGGCGGCCACTTCGCTGGGCTTGGGCTCGGTCTGGCTGGGGATACTCTTCCTGATCAAGGAGGACGTGCGTCGGTTCCTGGGCGAGCCCGAGGGTGAATTCATGGCCGTCATTCCCCTGGGCTACACGGAACGCACGATCAAGGGGCCGAACAAAGTCCCAGCGCAAGAGGTCACGCGGCATCTCGCCTGA
- a CDS encoding TrkH family potassium uptake protein: MHWRGIFSYTGAIIAAVGLLMIPALACSLYYGDAGVTPLLFSMVSVSLGGGALYLVWRKHAPEIVTSREAMAVVALCWVSAGLVGALPFYLGGMFDTFADAFFESVSGFTTTGSSVLTDIEAVAPGLLFWRSMTQWIGGMGIIVLSVAVLPILGVGGMHLYRAEFSGGRQDRIKPRVRAAALSLWKVYLLFSTVLVVLLLLGGMNLFDALCHMFATIATGGYSTKNLSMGHYQSVYLQLVVTVFMFLGAINFALHYQALRGRPLALWRNSEVRFFTLLVLGTVTVIALTLWANRSYETLGEAFLYSAFNLVSIITTTGYATADFALWPPLAVAVLFLTMFIGGCAGSTAGGVKCMRLLLAAKHMYREGFRVIHPQAVVQVKMSGKPVEESVISGVWGFLGLFAALYLVLSLMLAAMGLDLITAFSAAIAAMGNIGPGFGGVGPAQNFAHLPAAAKWLLAWGMLLGRLELYAVIIFLLPAFWKA; encoded by the coding sequence ATGCACTGGCGAGGCATCTTCTCCTACACCGGCGCGATCATCGCCGCCGTGGGTCTGCTTATGATTCCGGCCCTGGCCTGTTCGTTGTATTACGGAGACGCGGGCGTCACGCCCCTGCTGTTCTCCATGGTCTCGGTCAGCCTCGGGGGGGGAGCCCTGTACCTGGTTTGGCGCAAGCACGCCCCGGAAATCGTGACCAGCCGGGAGGCCATGGCCGTGGTGGCCCTGTGCTGGGTCAGCGCCGGGCTGGTCGGGGCCCTGCCCTTTTATCTCGGCGGAATGTTCGACACCTTCGCGGACGCTTTTTTCGAGTCGGTCTCCGGCTTCACCACCACGGGCTCCTCGGTGCTCACGGACATCGAGGCCGTGGCTCCGGGCCTGCTGTTCTGGCGGAGCATGACCCAGTGGATCGGCGGCATGGGCATCATCGTGCTGTCCGTTGCCGTCCTGCCTATTCTCGGGGTGGGCGGCATGCATCTCTACCGGGCCGAATTTTCCGGGGGCAGACAGGACCGGATCAAGCCACGGGTCCGGGCCGCGGCCTTGTCCCTGTGGAAGGTCTACCTGCTGTTTTCCACCGTGCTGGTGGTTCTGTTGCTGCTGGGCGGGATGAACCTCTTTGACGCCCTGTGCCATATGTTCGCCACCATTGCCACGGGCGGCTACTCCACCAAAAACCTGTCCATGGGCCACTACCAGAGCGTCTATCTGCAGTTGGTGGTCACGGTGTTCATGTTCCTGGGCGCGATCAATTTCGCCCTGCACTATCAGGCCCTGCGCGGACGCCCCCTGGCCTTGTGGCGCAATTCCGAGGTCCGGTTTTTCACGCTGCTCGTGCTGGGGACCGTCACCGTGATCGCCCTGACTCTTTGGGCGAACCGGTCGTACGAAACCCTCGGCGAGGCCTTCCTGTACAGCGCCTTCAACCTGGTCTCCATCATCACCACCACCGGCTACGCCACAGCGGACTTCGCCCTCTGGCCGCCTCTGGCAGTGGCCGTCCTTTTCCTGACCATGTTCATCGGCGGATGCGCCGGGTCCACTGCCGGAGGCGTGAAGTGCATGCGGCTTCTTCTGGCGGCCAAACATATGTACAGGGAAGGCTTTCGGGTCATCCATCCCCAGGCCGTGGTCCAGGTCAAGATGAGCGGCAAGCCCGTGGAGGAAAGCGTGATCAGCGGGGTCTGGGGGTTTCTGGGGCTGTTCGCGGCTCTGTACTTGGTTCTGTCCCTGATGCTGGCCGCCATGGGCCTGGACCTGATCACGGCCTTCAGCGCGGCCATCGCGGCCATGGGCAACATCGGCCCGGGCTTCGGCGGCGTGGGCCCGGCGCAGAACTTCGCCCACCTGCCCGCCGCCGCCAAATGGCTGCTCGCCTGGGGCATGCTCCTGGGGCGGCTGGAACTCTACGCCGTGATCATCTTCCTGCTGCCGGCCTTTTGGAAGGCATAG